A stretch of the Gossypium hirsutum isolate 1008001.06 chromosome D07, Gossypium_hirsutum_v2.1, whole genome shotgun sequence genome encodes the following:
- the LOC107954241 gene encoding vicilin-like seed storage protein At2g28490: MPPKLSNHACIPRVSLHPFLSSTYTTPFQLKTRPINNYREDHRSVKGKKRLKMGKGVSFLLLALVLCYGVTVTMGYRGEKQWRKERERREEEMEPEEEEEEESESRKSWFLMPKSRPVMTTDAGEMRLVRSPGGRTVDKPLHMGFITMEPQSLFIPQYLDSSLILFVRTGEARVGCIYKDEMVERRLKIGDVYHIPAGSTFYILNPGEGQRLHIICSIDPSESLNLDTFQSFFIGGGTHPTSVLAGFGPETLSTAFNVSMSKLEEIMRGQQEGPIVHVTKFHAPSIWTKLSQLQEQDRLKQVKRMIQGEADEDEKEWSWWKLFGMFSGNERRVFGDKAPDSYNIYKRKADFKNDYGWSVAVDGSVYKPFKHSGTGVFLVNLTAGSMMAPHVNPRATEYGIVLRGTGRIQIVYPNGTLAMDARVREGDVFWVPRYLAFCQIASRSSPFEFFGFTTTSDKNRPQFLVGANSLLHTFNTPELAAAFGVTEERMRRFINAQKEAVILPSASAAPPDEDLKEREEKSEDGGPKVIRNFGDQMIMGFD; the protein is encoded by the exons ATGCCACCTAAACTCTCAAACCATGCATGCATTCCACGCGTCTCCCTTCATCCTTTCCTCTCCTCTACATATACCACTccttttcaactcaaaaccagaCCCATAAACAACTACAGAGAAGATCATCGATCAGTTAAGGGGAAAAAAAGGCTAAAAATGGGAAAAGGAGTGAGCTTTTTGCTTCTAGCACTTGTTCTCTGCTATGGGGTGACAGTGACAATGGGTTACAGAGGCGAGAAACAATGGaggaaagaaagagaaaggagGGAAGAGGAGATGGaacctgaagaagaagaagaagaagaaagtgaaAGTAGAAAGAGTTGGTTCTTGATGCCAAAATCAAGGCCTGTGATGACAACTGATGCTGGAGAAATGAGGCTGGTGAGAAGCCCTGGAGGGAGGACCGTTGATAAACCGTTGCACATGGGATTCATTACAATGGAGCCTCAGTCCCTTTTCATCCCCCAGTATCTTGATTCCAGTTTGATCCTTTTCGTTCGTACAG GGGAAGCCAGGGTTGGGTGCATTTACAAAGATGAGATGGTGGAGAGACGATTGAAGATAGGGGATGTGTATCATATACCTGCTGGGTCAACATTTTACATTTTGAACCCAGGTGAGGGGCAGAGGCTTCACATCATCTGCAGCATTGATCCCTCAGAGAGTTTAAATTTGGATACTTTCCAG TCTTTCTTCATTGGCGGAGGAACCCATCCAACATCTGTCCTTGCTGGTTTTGGTCCTGAAACTCTTTCTACAGCCTTCAAT GTGTCGATGTCGAAATTGGAGGAAATAATGAGAGGGCAACAAGAGGGTCCAATTGTGCATGTGACCAAGTTTCATGCACCAAGCATTTGGACAAAGTTGTCTCAACTTCAAGAGCAAGATAGGCTAAAGCAGGTGAAGAGAATGATCCAGGGAGAAGCTGATGAAGACGAGAAAGAGTGGTCATGGTGGAAACTGTTTGGTATGTTTTCTGGGAATGAAAGAAGAGTTTTCGGGGATAAAGCCCCCGACTCATACAACATCTACAAGAGAAAAGCCGATTTCAAGAACGACTATGGATGGAGTGTTGCAGTGGATGGATCCGTTTATAAACCTTTCAAACACTCTGGCACCGGCGTTTTCCTTGTCAATCTCACTGCG GGATCAATGATGGCTCCACATGTGAATCCCAGAGCAACTGAATATGGCATTGTGTTAAGGGGAACAGGTAGAATCCAGATTGTGTATCCAAATGGAACATTAGCCATGGATGCGAGGGTAAGAGAAGGGGATGTGTTTTGGGTACCAAGGTACTTGGCATTCTGTCAAATAGCATCACGATCAAGCCCTTTCGAGTTCTTTGGGTTCACAACAACATCAGACAAGAACCGGCCTCAGTTCCTAGTGGGTGCAAACTCCCTGCTGCACACCTTCAACACCCCAGAGCTGGCGGCTGCATTTGGTGTGACGGAGGAGAGGATGAGGCGTTTCATCAATGCACAAAAGGAAGCAGTTATCCTGCCATCAGCATCAGCAGCACCGCCTGACGAGGATTTGAAGGAGAGGGAAGAGAAATCTGAGGATGGAGGCCCAAAGGTGATAAGGAACTTTGGGGATCAAATGATTATGGGTTTTGATTAA
- the LOC121202933 gene encoding protein disulfide-isomerase 5-1, translated as MKNDCRFALLLLFLTSITLHTKAEVITLTPDTFSDKVKEKDTAWFVKFCVPWCKHCKNLGTLWDELGKAVEGEDEIEIGEVDCSVSKPVCTKVDIHSYPTFKLFYDGEEVAKYQGKRDVESLKAFALEEAEKAAEKAQLDTDKEL; from the exons ATGAAAAACGACTGTCGTTTCGCTCTCCTCCTCCTTTTCTTGACTTCAATTACCCTTCACACAAAAGCGGAAGTCATAACCCTAACTCCCGACACCTTCTCCGACAAG gTAAAGGAGAAAGACACGGCCTGGTTCGTGAAATTTTGTGTTCCTTGGTGTAAACATTG taaaAACTTGGGGACGTTGTGGGATGAGTTAGGAAAGGCAGTGGAAGGAGAAGACGAAATAGAGATTGGAGAAGTTGATTGCAGTGTAAGCAAACCTGTATGCACTAAAGTAGACATCCATTCATATCCCACGTTTAAGCTCTTTTATGATGGCGAAGAAGTTGCTAAATATCAAG GGAAAAGGGATGTAGAATCGCTAAAAGCATTTGCTTTGGAAGAAGCAGAAAAGGCAGCAGAAAAAGCACAGCTAGACACTGATAAAGAGTTATAA